In one window of Macadamia integrifolia cultivar HAES 741 chromosome 2, SCU_Mint_v3, whole genome shotgun sequence DNA:
- the LOC122066743 gene encoding uncharacterized protein LOC122066743 isoform X2: MLRRQGLRLLGLGLTGLDWGVMASLYNKDPFFAGFHAFSQVSVPKERDCLHGRVDNEFHKPCALPPYTQPVRDSEVGLERGTAAWLPNGCGTYQRGSPLGFPDHPMPKKFIVAVDVDEVLGSFISALNKFIADRYSLSCSVSEYHVYEFFKIWNCSRDEADIRVHEFFKTSYFKTGIHPIPGSQRILQKLSSFCDLSVVTSRQNVIKDHTIEWIEKYYPGLFREIHFGNHFALDGISRKKSDICRSLGAQVLIDDNPRYAVECAEVGIRVLLFDYQNSYPWCKTGSDNLHPLVTKVHDWEEVEQQLVSWIIS; this comes from the exons ATGTTAAGGAGGCAAGGTTTGCGGTTGCTTGGTCTTGGACTCACTGGGTTAGATTGGGGTGTGATGGCTTCACTCTATAATAAGGATCCCTTTTTCGCCGGTTTTCATGCGTTTAGTCAGGTTTCTGTGCCAAAGGAGCG TGACTGCCTTCATGGAAGAGTTGACAATGAATTCCATAAACCTTGTGCATTGCCTCCATACACACAGCCGGTTCGTGATTCGGAGGTTGGGCTTGAAAGGGGCACAGCTGCTTGGTTGCCGAATGGCTGCGGAACATATCAACGTGGCAGCCCTCTTGGATTCCCGGACCATCCAATGCCCAAGAAATTCATTGTTGCTGTTGACGTGGATGAGG TCCTTGGAAGCTTCATTTCAGCGTTGAACAAATTTATTGCTGATCGATACTCTTTGAGCTGCTCAGTTTCAGAGTATCATGTCTATGAGTTCTTTAAG ATATGGAACTGTTCTCGTGATGAAG CTGATATCCGAGTCCATGAGTTCTTTAAGACTTCTTATTTCAAGACAGGGATCCATCCTATACCAGGTTCTCAGAGGATTCTCCAGAAGTTATCTTCATTTTGTGATCTATCAGTTGTGAC GTCTCGGCAAAATGTAATCAAAGACCACACAATTGAGTGGATTGAGAAATACTACCCTGGACTGTTTCGGGAGATTCACTTTGGCAATCATTTTGCACTGGATGGAATATCGAGAAAGAAATCAGATATTTGCAG GTCCTTGGGAGCACAAGTACTGATCGATGATAATCCACGATATGCTGTTGAATGTGCTGAAGTTGGAATCAGGGTTCTTCTTTTTGATTATCAGAATTCATATCCTTGGTGCAAGACTGGGTCGGATAATTTACACCCCTTGGTGACTAAAGTTCATGACTGGGAAGAAGTAGAGCAACAGTTAGTCTCATGGATAATATCATAG
- the LOC122066743 gene encoding uncharacterized protein LOC122066743 isoform X1, translating into MLRRQGLRLLGLGLTGLDWGVMASLYNKDPFFAGFHAFSQVSVPKERYRFSVKPSFDVSGSFQINVIDALRLKGCSDRSDCLHGRVDNEFHKPCALPPYTQPVRDSEVGLERGTAAWLPNGCGTYQRGSPLGFPDHPMPKKFIVAVDVDEVLGSFISALNKFIADRYSLSCSVSEYHVYEFFKIWNCSRDEADIRVHEFFKTSYFKTGIHPIPGSQRILQKLSSFCDLSVVTSRQNVIKDHTIEWIEKYYPGLFREIHFGNHFALDGISRKKSDICRSLGAQVLIDDNPRYAVECAEVGIRVLLFDYQNSYPWCKTGSDNLHPLVTKVHDWEEVEQQLVSWIIS; encoded by the exons ATGTTAAGGAGGCAAGGTTTGCGGTTGCTTGGTCTTGGACTCACTGGGTTAGATTGGGGTGTGATGGCTTCACTCTATAATAAGGATCCCTTTTTCGCCGGTTTTCATGCGTTTAGTCAGGTTTCTGTGCCAAAGGAGCGGTATCGATTTTCTGTAAAGCCTTCGTTTGATGTATCTGGCAGTTTTCAGATAAATGTCATTGATGCGTTGCGCTTAAAAGGCTGCTCTGATCGCAGTGACTGCCTTCATGGAAGAGTTGACAATGAATTCCATAAACCTTGTGCATTGCCTCCATACACACAGCCGGTTCGTGATTCGGAGGTTGGGCTTGAAAGGGGCACAGCTGCTTGGTTGCCGAATGGCTGCGGAACATATCAACGTGGCAGCCCTCTTGGATTCCCGGACCATCCAATGCCCAAGAAATTCATTGTTGCTGTTGACGTGGATGAGG TCCTTGGAAGCTTCATTTCAGCGTTGAACAAATTTATTGCTGATCGATACTCTTTGAGCTGCTCAGTTTCAGAGTATCATGTCTATGAGTTCTTTAAG ATATGGAACTGTTCTCGTGATGAAG CTGATATCCGAGTCCATGAGTTCTTTAAGACTTCTTATTTCAAGACAGGGATCCATCCTATACCAGGTTCTCAGAGGATTCTCCAGAAGTTATCTTCATTTTGTGATCTATCAGTTGTGAC GTCTCGGCAAAATGTAATCAAAGACCACACAATTGAGTGGATTGAGAAATACTACCCTGGACTGTTTCGGGAGATTCACTTTGGCAATCATTTTGCACTGGATGGAATATCGAGAAAGAAATCAGATATTTGCAG GTCCTTGGGAGCACAAGTACTGATCGATGATAATCCACGATATGCTGTTGAATGTGCTGAAGTTGGAATCAGGGTTCTTCTTTTTGATTATCAGAATTCATATCCTTGGTGCAAGACTGGGTCGGATAATTTACACCCCTTGGTGACTAAAGTTCATGACTGGGAAGAAGTAGAGCAACAGTTAGTCTCATGGATAATATCATAG